TTATTGTTAAAATGTAAATTTGCAGAGGACCATCTATAGGAGCGGAAGTCTTCACATATCCCTGCAACAACCGGATTATTAAGGATATATGATGACATCTCCAAAATATCTCTTTCCGTATATTGTGGCGAACTCAAGAAAGGGGTGCTGAACAATTTGTTTGAACGATGGTGTTTTTTGTTGTGCCACAGGCTGTAGGTGCGTAAAAATGTGGACATTAGTTTTGTAATGTTTTCCGTTCTAACCAGCAGGTGGCAATGGTTAGTCATAATGCAAAACTCCAGCAGTGAACTTGCATTTTTCTCCAGCGCTTTCTGCAGGTACTTCAAAAGCACAATGTAATCCTCATCATCATAAAATACTGTATCTCTGCTGTTTCCCCTAAATGCAACATGCAATACTCCCGCTTGTACTCTCTTAAATCTCTCCATATCTATATTTTAATTATTGTTATTCTATCAGTTGGATTTACTGTTATTCTATTATTGGAATCTGCTGTTATTCTATCAGTTGGATTTACTGTTATTCTATTATTGGAATCTGCTGTTATTCTATCAGTTGGATTACTGTTATTCTATTATTGGAATCTGCTGTTATTCTATCAGTTGGATTTACTGTTATTCTATTATTGGAATTTACTGTTATTCCGGCGTTGGGATTCATTTGCATTACGTTGCTGTAATGTTGTGGCTTTTAATATGTTGTAATGTAATAGCTGTTTTTGTATTTTCATTGAATGATTTGCTTTTGCTGCAGCAAAGTTAGAGTGCCATTTTAACAATCGCGTGCCAAATTCACAAAAGTTTCATGGCCTATGAAAAGTGCAAGTGCGTAATTATCAAATTGTTCCAGACGTGCGTTGGGGCTAAAAGCGGCTAACGCAAGGCTAGAACATGCTGATAATCAAAAAAATAACTTTTTTAAAGGCGATAAAATTGACGAATCAGTATTGATTTCCAAACATTGAGTAGTAGAGGGCATCAAATGAGCCTTCTTGGTAGAGGACTACCAGCTCTTCTACCTGCCGGTCCGCTCCAAATTTGTCATAAGGCTTTTTCAAATCTGAGCCAAACATGCGGGCAACCAATTGCCAGAATCCGGCGGAAAGACGTCCGCGATACTGTCTTATTATGTAAAATGATGTTCTTCCTAATTCTCTGTCTATAAGCTTCATAAGTAGCTGGCCTTGTGATATTGTCAGATTCCTCATAGGCTTTTCAAATTGTTTGAACAGTTTGTCCTGGTACATTTTTATGTACTCATCTTTTTCCCGCCTGCTGAAAT
The window above is part of the Bacteroidales bacterium genome. Proteins encoded here:
- a CDS encoding transposase; the protein is MERFKRVQAGVLHVAFRGNSRDTVFYDDEDYIVLLKYLQKALEKNASSLLEFCIMTNHCHLLVRTENITKLMSTFLRTYSLWHNKKHHRSNKLFSTPFLSSPQYTERDILEMSSYILNNPVVAGICEDFRSYRWSSANLHFNNKDIIRTKLLEYVKMDTSLIDNQFANKEEFLKFIKFMPESVRKKIEDEKKNWNLTPVRELIELANSYITSHFHNSASISDLTLSESDELIKYLFHNARCTYAQLAGLFHDSKERIRRLMFHRL